One part of the Anopheles merus strain MAF chromosome 3L, AmerM5.1, whole genome shotgun sequence genome encodes these proteins:
- the LOC121600638 gene encoding uncharacterized protein LOC121600638 isoform X1 has product MHHSFSSFSRRRNSLRVGNSRRKMLAFIFFAILVVFQPVISIDVTQEEGQSNLFGIAIIHEKTQPHIPIMVGNVMKKVMANANGISIKEYYIQYDHEFAPFGEDEQFCAAMFEGVSILLDTTWIDSRHLASAAEEFGISYFHIDLSVQTYVKLLESFLLARGGSDVVYILPNYQDADATIYLLITDSYLRAIVFGELDGDTVDRIKDLRPYPSFYAVIAGTMEMNTILQKAIDGGLVRKPEKWNLLFTDLQTDKYTLGDDFPQMNRLVLDSNTCCILLQQRFPCICPESFDPMDAHLQNVLERIVQWFIKYPIPLVRASNCTPESQQQELLEHAIAAQKKLMNEIAAMAEFWITPESGMLRPNLNLSIISQPANQNTTSAAQPPPAATIGNVAKGQIVLVKNESLQPSKRFFRVGTTESIPWAYRKRDPNGNILRNSATGEPIWEGYCIDFLHQLSVVMNFDYDLVSPRNGTFGLRDADGKWDGLVGDLVVGEIDFAIASLKMTAEREEVVDFVAPYFEQTGILIAMRKPVRETSLFKFMTVLRLEVWLSILLAIVATAVMLWLLDKFSPYSAKNNKDAYPYECRKFTLKESFWFALTSFTPQGGGEAPKALSGRTLVAAYWLFVVLMLATFTANLAAFLTVERMQTPVQSLEQLSRQSRIKYTVVKDSDTHEYFRNMKNAEDVLYQMWRNLTLSSGNDQAQYRVWDYPIKEQYINILSAIESANPVATAAEGFRRVNERLDADFAFIHDSAEIRYEISRNCNFTEVGEVFAEQPYGIAVQQGSHLQDELSYFILELQKERYFESLTAKFWNNSARSQCPNTDDSEGITLESLGGVFIATLVGLALAMITLLGEVIYYRRKESSRNFIKVAPFGNADKPMARDGKRIALKQKSIAAVKHLLDLDTPAKALRGATTVKINTKKEKPIPKEITIGNKFVSAAEKQQKLSYIAIMPRNAIH; this is encoded by the exons ATGCATCATTCTTTTTCTAGCTTTTCACGACGCAGGAACTCGTTACGCGTAGGGAACAGTAGAAGAAAAATGTtggcatttattttttttgcgattttgGTGGTATTTCAGCCTGTAATATCAATCGATGTAACGCAGGAGGAAGGACAGAGTAATTTGTTTGGAATTG CAATAATACACGAAAAGACACAACCGCACATTCCTATAATGGTAGGTAATGTAATGAAGAAAGTGATGGCTAATGCAAATGGAATATCGATAAAAGAATACTATATTCAATACGATCATGAATTTGCACCGTTTGGTGAAGACGAACAGT TCTGTGCAGCCATGTTTGAGGGAGTTTCAATTCTGCTGGATACGACTTGGATTGATTCGAGACACCTAGCCAGTGCTGCAGAAGAGTTTGGCATTTCCTACTTCCACATTGACCTGTCCGTGCAAACGTATGTGAAACTACTGGAAAGCTTTCTATTGGCGCGTGGTGGCAGCGATGTAGTGTACATCCTGCCAAACTATCAGGATGCAGATGCCACGATTTATCTGCTCATAACAGATTCATATCTTCGGGCCATCGTCTTTGGCGAACTGGATGGTGATACGGTGGACAGAATAAAGGACCTTCGACCGTATCCATCCTTTTACGCCGTGATAGCAGGAACGATGGAAATGAACACCATACTTCAAAAAGCCATTGATGGTGGGCTGGTGCGTAAGCCGGAGAAGTGGAACTTGCTGTTCACCGATCTGCAGACAGACAAGTATACCCTTGGGGATGATTTCCCACAAATGAATCGTTTGGTTCTGGACAGCAATACGTGTTGTATCCTTTTGCAACAGCGCTTTCCCTGCATCTGTCCTGAATCGTTCGATCCGATGGATGCACATTTACAGAATGTGCTGGAGCGAATTGTGCAATGGTTTATCAAATATCCTATTCCTCTGGTACGCGCATCTAACTGTACGCCGGAGTCACAGCAGCAAGAGCTCTTGGAGCATGCGATCGCAGCGCAGAAGAAACTAATGAACGAGATCGCCGCGATGGCAGAATTTTGGATCACACCCGAGAGCGGTATGTTACGTCCCAATCTTAATCTCTCGATAATCAGCCAACCCGCAAATCAAAACACTACCAGTGCAGCACAGCCGCCGCCAGCTGCCACAATCGGAAATGTGGCAAAAGGTCAGATAGTGCTGGTTAAGAACGAATCGCTTCAACCTAGCAAACGGTTTTTTCGCGTCGGAACAACCGAATCTATACCGTGGGCATATCGCAAACGTGATCCAAATGGAAATATCCTGCGCAATTCGGCCACTGGCGAGCCGATCTGGGAAGGGTACTGTATCGATTTCCTGCATCAGCTGTCGGTTGTTATGAACTTTGACTACGATCTCGTTTCGCCACGGAACGGTACCTTCGGGCTGCGTGATGCGGACGGCAAATGGGATGGCCTTGTCGGCGATTTAGTCGTGGGTGAGATCGATTTTGCTATCGCTTCGCTCAAAATGACGGCCGAACGGGAGGAAGTGGTAGACTTTGTAGCGCCATACTTCGAGCAAACGGGCATCCTGATAGCAATGCGCAAGCCGGTTCGCGAAACGTCGCTGTTCAAGTTTATGACCGTGCTGCGTCTGGAGGTTTGGCTGAGTATCTTGCTGGCGATCGTTGCAACCGCTGTCATGCTGTGGCTTTTGGATAAGTTTTCACCATACAGCGCGAAAAATAACAAGGACGCGTATCCATATGAGTGCAG aaaattcacattgaaagaaagcttcTGGTTTGCGTTGACCTCTTTCACCCCTCAGGGTGGCGGGGAAGCACCGAAAGCCCTCTCGGGTAGAACGCTTGTGGCTGCATACTGGTTATTTGTGGTTCTAATGCTGGCAACTTTTACAGCGAATCTAGCCGCCTTTCTCACGGTCGAACGCATGCAAACGCCTGTTCAATCGCTGGAGCAGCTATCACGACAAAGCCGCATCAAGTACACGGTCGTGAAGGATTCCGATACGCACGAGTACTTCCGTAACATGAAAAACGCAGAAGACGTACTGTACCAAATGTGGCGCAATCTAACACTGTCTAGTGGGAACGATCAGGCGCAGTATCGCGTCTGGGACTATCCGATAAAAGAGCAGTACATCAACATCCTGTCCGCGATCGAGTCTGCCAACCCGGTAGCTACAGCAGCTGAAGGGTTCCGCCGTGTCAACGAGCGCCTCGATGCTGACTTTGCATTCATACACGATTCCGCCGAAATAAGGTACGAAATATCGCGCAACTGTAATTTCACAGAGGTCGGCGAGGTTTTTGCCGAGCAGCCCTACGGGATCGCCGTGCAGCAGGGCAGCCATTTGCAGGACGAGCTAAGCTATTTCATACTTGAGCTGCAAAAGGAGCGCTACTTCGAGTCGCTCACGGCTAAATTTTGGAACAACAGTGCCCGGTCCCAGTGTCCCAACACCGACGACAGTGAGGGTATCACGCTGGAAAGTCTGGGGGGTGTGTTCATAGCGACATTGGTGGGATTAGCGCTTGCAATGATCACACTGCTCGGTGAGGTAATTTACTATCGTCGTAAGGAGAGCAGCCGAAACTTTATTAAAGTAGCACCATTCGGAAATGCGGACAAACCCATGGCGCGGGATGGTAAGCGCATTGCTCTGAAACAAAAATCGATCGCTGCGGTGAAGCATCTGCTCGATTTGGACACGCCAGCTAAGGCGCTTCGCGGTGCGACGACAGTGAAAATCAACACGAAAAAAGAGAAGCCAATACCGAAGGAAATTACGATCGGCAATAAGTTTGTATCAGCGgcagaaaagcaacaaaaacttTCCTACATTGCCATAATGCCTAGGAATGCTATACATTAG
- the LOC121600638 gene encoding glutamate receptor ionotropic, kainate 3 isoform X2, with protein sequence MVGNVMKKVMANANGISIKEYYIQYDHEFAPFGEDEQFCAAMFEGVSILLDTTWIDSRHLASAAEEFGISYFHIDLSVQTYVKLLESFLLARGGSDVVYILPNYQDADATIYLLITDSYLRAIVFGELDGDTVDRIKDLRPYPSFYAVIAGTMEMNTILQKAIDGGLVRKPEKWNLLFTDLQTDKYTLGDDFPQMNRLVLDSNTCCILLQQRFPCICPESFDPMDAHLQNVLERIVQWFIKYPIPLVRASNCTPESQQQELLEHAIAAQKKLMNEIAAMAEFWITPESGMLRPNLNLSIISQPANQNTTSAAQPPPAATIGNVAKGQIVLVKNESLQPSKRFFRVGTTESIPWAYRKRDPNGNILRNSATGEPIWEGYCIDFLHQLSVVMNFDYDLVSPRNGTFGLRDADGKWDGLVGDLVVGEIDFAIASLKMTAEREEVVDFVAPYFEQTGILIAMRKPVRETSLFKFMTVLRLEVWLSILLAIVATAVMLWLLDKFSPYSAKNNKDAYPYECRKFTLKESFWFALTSFTPQGGGEAPKALSGRTLVAAYWLFVVLMLATFTANLAAFLTVERMQTPVQSLEQLSRQSRIKYTVVKDSDTHEYFRNMKNAEDVLYQMWRNLTLSSGNDQAQYRVWDYPIKEQYINILSAIESANPVATAAEGFRRVNERLDADFAFIHDSAEIRYEISRNCNFTEVGEVFAEQPYGIAVQQGSHLQDELSYFILELQKERYFESLTAKFWNNSARSQCPNTDDSEGITLESLGGVFIATLVGLALAMITLLGEVIYYRRKESSRNFIKVAPFGNADKPMARDGKRIALKQKSIAAVKHLLDLDTPAKALRGATTVKINTKKEKPIPKEITIGNKFVSAAEKQQKLSYIAIMPRNAIH encoded by the exons ATGGTAGGTAATGTAATGAAGAAAGTGATGGCTAATGCAAATGGAATATCGATAAAAGAATACTATATTCAATACGATCATGAATTTGCACCGTTTGGTGAAGACGAACAGT TCTGTGCAGCCATGTTTGAGGGAGTTTCAATTCTGCTGGATACGACTTGGATTGATTCGAGACACCTAGCCAGTGCTGCAGAAGAGTTTGGCATTTCCTACTTCCACATTGACCTGTCCGTGCAAACGTATGTGAAACTACTGGAAAGCTTTCTATTGGCGCGTGGTGGCAGCGATGTAGTGTACATCCTGCCAAACTATCAGGATGCAGATGCCACGATTTATCTGCTCATAACAGATTCATATCTTCGGGCCATCGTCTTTGGCGAACTGGATGGTGATACGGTGGACAGAATAAAGGACCTTCGACCGTATCCATCCTTTTACGCCGTGATAGCAGGAACGATGGAAATGAACACCATACTTCAAAAAGCCATTGATGGTGGGCTGGTGCGTAAGCCGGAGAAGTGGAACTTGCTGTTCACCGATCTGCAGACAGACAAGTATACCCTTGGGGATGATTTCCCACAAATGAATCGTTTGGTTCTGGACAGCAATACGTGTTGTATCCTTTTGCAACAGCGCTTTCCCTGCATCTGTCCTGAATCGTTCGATCCGATGGATGCACATTTACAGAATGTGCTGGAGCGAATTGTGCAATGGTTTATCAAATATCCTATTCCTCTGGTACGCGCATCTAACTGTACGCCGGAGTCACAGCAGCAAGAGCTCTTGGAGCATGCGATCGCAGCGCAGAAGAAACTAATGAACGAGATCGCCGCGATGGCAGAATTTTGGATCACACCCGAGAGCGGTATGTTACGTCCCAATCTTAATCTCTCGATAATCAGCCAACCCGCAAATCAAAACACTACCAGTGCAGCACAGCCGCCGCCAGCTGCCACAATCGGAAATGTGGCAAAAGGTCAGATAGTGCTGGTTAAGAACGAATCGCTTCAACCTAGCAAACGGTTTTTTCGCGTCGGAACAACCGAATCTATACCGTGGGCATATCGCAAACGTGATCCAAATGGAAATATCCTGCGCAATTCGGCCACTGGCGAGCCGATCTGGGAAGGGTACTGTATCGATTTCCTGCATCAGCTGTCGGTTGTTATGAACTTTGACTACGATCTCGTTTCGCCACGGAACGGTACCTTCGGGCTGCGTGATGCGGACGGCAAATGGGATGGCCTTGTCGGCGATTTAGTCGTGGGTGAGATCGATTTTGCTATCGCTTCGCTCAAAATGACGGCCGAACGGGAGGAAGTGGTAGACTTTGTAGCGCCATACTTCGAGCAAACGGGCATCCTGATAGCAATGCGCAAGCCGGTTCGCGAAACGTCGCTGTTCAAGTTTATGACCGTGCTGCGTCTGGAGGTTTGGCTGAGTATCTTGCTGGCGATCGTTGCAACCGCTGTCATGCTGTGGCTTTTGGATAAGTTTTCACCATACAGCGCGAAAAATAACAAGGACGCGTATCCATATGAGTGCAG aaaattcacattgaaagaaagcttcTGGTTTGCGTTGACCTCTTTCACCCCTCAGGGTGGCGGGGAAGCACCGAAAGCCCTCTCGGGTAGAACGCTTGTGGCTGCATACTGGTTATTTGTGGTTCTAATGCTGGCAACTTTTACAGCGAATCTAGCCGCCTTTCTCACGGTCGAACGCATGCAAACGCCTGTTCAATCGCTGGAGCAGCTATCACGACAAAGCCGCATCAAGTACACGGTCGTGAAGGATTCCGATACGCACGAGTACTTCCGTAACATGAAAAACGCAGAAGACGTACTGTACCAAATGTGGCGCAATCTAACACTGTCTAGTGGGAACGATCAGGCGCAGTATCGCGTCTGGGACTATCCGATAAAAGAGCAGTACATCAACATCCTGTCCGCGATCGAGTCTGCCAACCCGGTAGCTACAGCAGCTGAAGGGTTCCGCCGTGTCAACGAGCGCCTCGATGCTGACTTTGCATTCATACACGATTCCGCCGAAATAAGGTACGAAATATCGCGCAACTGTAATTTCACAGAGGTCGGCGAGGTTTTTGCCGAGCAGCCCTACGGGATCGCCGTGCAGCAGGGCAGCCATTTGCAGGACGAGCTAAGCTATTTCATACTTGAGCTGCAAAAGGAGCGCTACTTCGAGTCGCTCACGGCTAAATTTTGGAACAACAGTGCCCGGTCCCAGTGTCCCAACACCGACGACAGTGAGGGTATCACGCTGGAAAGTCTGGGGGGTGTGTTCATAGCGACATTGGTGGGATTAGCGCTTGCAATGATCACACTGCTCGGTGAGGTAATTTACTATCGTCGTAAGGAGAGCAGCCGAAACTTTATTAAAGTAGCACCATTCGGAAATGCGGACAAACCCATGGCGCGGGATGGTAAGCGCATTGCTCTGAAACAAAAATCGATCGCTGCGGTGAAGCATCTGCTCGATTTGGACACGCCAGCTAAGGCGCTTCGCGGTGCGACGACAGTGAAAATCAACACGAAAAAAGAGAAGCCAATACCGAAGGAAATTACGATCGGCAATAAGTTTGTATCAGCGgcagaaaagcaacaaaaacttTCCTACATTGCCATAATGCCTAGGAATGCTATACATTAG